Proteins encoded within one genomic window of Ammonifex degensii KC4:
- a CDS encoding LutC/YkgG family protein, producing MAEREELISAFSAQAQALGAEVYRASSPEEARALVKRLIEATGVRRVALASSPLLAPLNLALVIEAAGAELVKGSLREQAEQAEMGITAFELAVAETGTLVQDATELDTRLFSMLPPIHLALIPVKGLVANLEEALNYWLAKGEIPGYMAFISGPSRTADIERVLTIGVHGPGRLLIVLLGEEEAELND from the coding sequence TTGGCGGAGCGCGAAGAGCTTATCTCGGCTTTTTCTGCTCAGGCGCAGGCGCTGGGGGCCGAGGTTTACCGGGCTAGCAGCCCGGAAGAGGCCAGGGCTTTGGTAAAAAGACTCATCGAGGCAACCGGGGTACGGCGCGTGGCCCTGGCCTCCTCTCCGCTCCTTGCTCCCTTGAACTTGGCCCTCGTGATCGAGGCGGCCGGGGCCGAGTTGGTCAAAGGCTCCCTCCGGGAACAGGCGGAGCAGGCTGAGATGGGTATCACCGCTTTTGAACTGGCCGTGGCCGAGACGGGAACCCTGGTCCAGGACGCCACTGAACTTGATACCCGGCTTTTTTCCATGCTTCCTCCGATACACCTGGCCCTGATACCGGTTAAAGGCCTGGTGGCTAACCTGGAGGAAGCGCTAAATTATTGGCTTGCAAAGGGAGAAATTCCCGGTTACATGGCCTTTATTTCCGGGCCCAGTCGCACGGCGGACATCGAGCGGGTGCTCACCATTGGAGTGCACGGACCGGGACGTCTCTTAATCGTTTTGCTGGGGGAGGAGGAAGCAGAATTAAATGACTAG
- the topA gene encoding type I DNA topoisomerase — MKHLIIVESPAKARTLSKFLGSQFLVKASMGHVRDLPKSELGVDLENGFTPKYVTIRGKGKVIQELKSYVAKADTVLMASDPDREGEAIAWHLCHLLGIPPETPCRVEFHEITKNAVLNSLKSPRPIDLNRVNAQQARRVLDRLVGYGLSPLLWRKVKRGLSAGRVQSVALRLVVEREEEIEAFKPEEYWDLAVWLLTPEEERVLARLARFKGKKFTCRTAEEVERVKSATASAAFRVARVVRQERSKAPPLPFTTSQMVQEANRRLGMRLERTMAVAQQLYEGVDLGPEGPVGLITYIRTDSTRVSEEAKERAWAFIKEHYGAEFVGDVPPKERKAKGRVEDAHEAIRPTDVYRTPEKVKPYLTPDQYKLYRLIWERFLAAHMAPAKYFLTRAEIEVGDYTFYATGRQLLFPGFLRLWRPEEEEEEGKLPPLREGEVLTFQEFVPQQHFTTPPPRYTEGTLVKALEEKGVGRPSTYAPTIETILKRGYVVRVDKYLHPTPLGRTVVELLKEHFPGIVDVGFTAAMEEKLDLVEEGQADWVDILREFYQSFSQDLVRADAAIEKVSLPDTFTDISCPRCGCPMVKKTGRYGEFLACSGYPECQMRMPVGTGVKCPRCGGELVKRRSKKGRYFYGCNRYPECNFVVWSEPVPEPCPECGSLMVRRGRGKKKRVICTNESCGYQRLEE, encoded by the coding sequence GTGAAGCATCTTATCATAGTGGAGTCGCCGGCCAAGGCCCGGACGCTTTCTAAGTTTCTAGGCTCTCAGTTCCTGGTAAAAGCTTCTATGGGACACGTGCGCGACCTTCCCAAGAGCGAGCTGGGGGTGGATCTGGAAAACGGCTTCACTCCCAAGTACGTCACCATAAGAGGCAAGGGGAAGGTGATCCAGGAGCTTAAAAGCTACGTGGCCAAGGCCGATACGGTGCTCATGGCCTCCGACCCCGACCGCGAAGGGGAGGCCATTGCCTGGCATCTTTGCCATCTCTTAGGCATACCTCCGGAGACTCCTTGCCGCGTTGAGTTTCACGAGATCACCAAGAACGCGGTCTTGAACTCCTTAAAGTCCCCCCGCCCCATCGACCTCAACAGAGTGAACGCCCAGCAGGCGCGGCGGGTTTTGGATCGGCTGGTGGGTTACGGCCTGAGCCCGCTCTTGTGGCGCAAGGTGAAGCGGGGGCTTTCGGCCGGCCGGGTGCAGTCGGTGGCCCTGAGATTGGTGGTCGAGCGGGAGGAAGAGATAGAGGCTTTCAAGCCCGAAGAGTACTGGGACCTGGCGGTCTGGCTCCTTACCCCGGAAGAAGAGCGGGTCTTGGCCAGGTTGGCCCGCTTTAAGGGCAAAAAGTTCACCTGCCGCACGGCGGAGGAAGTGGAGAGGGTCAAGAGTGCTACGGCCTCGGCCGCCTTCAGGGTGGCACGGGTCGTCCGGCAAGAAAGAAGTAAAGCGCCCCCTTTACCCTTCACCACCAGCCAGATGGTGCAGGAGGCTAACCGCCGCCTGGGCATGCGATTGGAGCGCACCATGGCCGTGGCCCAGCAGCTCTACGAGGGGGTGGACCTGGGGCCAGAAGGTCCGGTGGGGCTGATAACCTACATCCGCACTGACTCTACCCGCGTGTCGGAGGAGGCTAAAGAGAGGGCCTGGGCCTTCATAAAGGAGCACTACGGAGCCGAGTTTGTGGGCGATGTCCCGCCCAAGGAAAGGAAAGCCAAAGGTCGGGTGGAGGACGCTCACGAGGCCATAAGGCCCACCGATGTCTACCGGACGCCGGAGAAGGTCAAGCCCTACCTTACCCCAGATCAGTACAAGCTCTACCGGCTCATCTGGGAGCGCTTCCTGGCGGCTCATATGGCGCCGGCCAAATACTTCCTCACCCGTGCGGAAATAGAGGTGGGGGACTACACCTTCTATGCCACGGGTCGTCAATTACTCTTTCCTGGCTTCTTGCGCCTCTGGCGCCCGGAAGAAGAGGAAGAAGAAGGGAAGCTTCCTCCTTTGCGGGAAGGGGAGGTTCTTACCTTCCAGGAGTTCGTCCCCCAGCAGCACTTTACTACACCGCCGCCTCGCTATACAGAAGGCACGCTGGTCAAAGCGCTGGAGGAGAAGGGGGTGGGGCGCCCCAGCACCTACGCCCCCACCATCGAGACCATTCTCAAGCGGGGCTATGTGGTGCGGGTGGACAAATATCTGCACCCCACCCCTTTAGGAAGAACGGTGGTGGAGCTCCTAAAGGAGCACTTCCCAGGCATAGTGGATGTGGGCTTTACCGCGGCCATGGAGGAGAAGCTCGACCTGGTAGAAGAGGGACAGGCCGATTGGGTGGACATCCTGCGCGAGTTCTACCAGTCTTTCAGTCAGGATTTAGTACGAGCGGATGCGGCCATCGAGAAGGTGTCCCTCCCCGACACCTTCACCGATATTTCCTGCCCCCGATGCGGCTGCCCCATGGTGAAAAAGACGGGGCGCTACGGGGAGTTCCTGGCCTGCTCCGGCTATCCGGAGTGCCAGATGCGGATGCCGGTAGGGACGGGGGTGAAATGCCCGCGCTGCGGAGGGGAGCTGGTAAAGCGTCGCAGCAAGAAGGGGAGGTACTTCTACGGCTGCAACCGCTACCCCGAATGCAACTTTGTGGTCTGGTCGGAACCTGTGCCCGAGCCCTGCCCGGAGTGCGGGAGCCTGATGGTGCGACGAGGCAGAGGGAAGAAGAAGCGGGTTATCTGCACCAACGAGTCGTGCGGCTACCAGCGACTTGAGGAGTGA
- the miaB gene encoding tRNA (N6-isopentenyl adenosine(37)-C2)-methylthiotransferase MiaB produces the protein MARNQARGKYYIFTYGCQMNEWDSEVMAGLVEEMGYTRAGSPEEADLILLNTCCVRESAENKVWGLLGSLGRLKQRRPWLLLGVTGCLPQRPGAAAEIKRRFPFVDLIVGTYNRHELPRLILEAERGQVVAVSPEEQEIVEGLPIRRESRLRAWVPIMFGCNNFCTYCIVPYVRGKERSRRPEDILREVKELAKEGYREIFLLGQNVNAYGKGLQPPVTFADLLRQLNAVEGIWRIRYTTSHPRDFGEDLIRAVAELPKVCENFHLPVQAGSDKILRRMGRGYTRQDYLNLVRRIREVLPQASFSTDIMVGFPGETEEDFEQTLLLVREVGFDQAFIFIYNPRPGTPAASFPDQVPHEVKVERIKRLLALQQAISRERNRAEVGKVHEVLVEGPSRTNPDRLEGRTRTYKTVILDGTPELTGKLVAVRITAGYLTHLEGKVEEVLVA, from the coding sequence ATGGCAAGGAACCAAGCCAGAGGGAAATACTATATCTTTACCTACGGCTGCCAGATGAACGAATGGGACAGCGAAGTGATGGCCGGTCTGGTCGAAGAGATGGGGTACACGCGGGCCGGTAGTCCGGAGGAGGCCGACCTCATTTTGCTCAACACCTGCTGCGTGCGAGAGTCGGCGGAAAATAAGGTCTGGGGACTGTTGGGCAGTTTGGGGCGCCTCAAGCAGCGCCGGCCGTGGCTACTTTTAGGCGTTACGGGGTGTTTGCCGCAACGTCCAGGAGCAGCGGCGGAAATTAAACGCCGCTTTCCTTTTGTAGATTTAATAGTGGGAACGTACAACCGCCACGAGTTGCCGCGCCTCATCTTGGAGGCCGAGCGGGGCCAGGTGGTGGCGGTCTCTCCAGAAGAGCAGGAAATAGTGGAAGGACTTCCCATACGGCGGGAGAGCCGGCTGCGGGCCTGGGTGCCGATTATGTTCGGCTGCAACAACTTTTGCACCTATTGCATAGTGCCTTATGTGCGGGGGAAGGAGCGCAGCCGCCGGCCGGAGGACATCTTGCGGGAAGTGAAGGAGCTGGCGAAAGAAGGCTACCGGGAAATCTTCCTTTTGGGGCAAAATGTGAACGCCTACGGCAAGGGGCTTCAGCCACCGGTGACCTTTGCGGATTTGCTGCGCCAACTCAACGCGGTAGAGGGAATATGGCGCATAAGGTACACCACCTCCCACCCGCGCGACTTTGGGGAGGACCTCATCCGGGCTGTGGCCGAACTCCCCAAGGTGTGCGAGAACTTCCACCTGCCGGTGCAGGCGGGTTCGGATAAAATATTGCGGCGCATGGGCCGGGGATACACGCGGCAGGATTACCTGAACTTGGTACGCAGGATAAGGGAGGTTTTACCGCAGGCTAGCTTCTCCACCGATATCATGGTAGGCTTTCCCGGAGAAACGGAGGAGGACTTCGAGCAGACGCTTCTGCTTGTACGAGAAGTGGGCTTCGACCAGGCTTTCATCTTCATTTACAACCCCCGGCCTGGCACGCCTGCGGCTTCTTTCCCCGACCAGGTGCCGCATGAAGTTAAGGTGGAACGCATAAAGCGCCTGCTGGCCCTGCAGCAGGCCATAAGCCGGGAGCGCAACCGGGCGGAGGTGGGCAAGGTGCACGAAGTGCTGGTGGAAGGCCCCAGCCGCACCAACCCCGACCGGCTGGAAGGGAGGACGCGGACCTATAAGACGGTAATCCTGGACGGAACGCCTGAGCTTACGGGTAAGCTGGTGGCGGTGCGCATAACAGCAGGGTATCTTACTCACCTCGAAGGCAAAGTAGAGGAGGTTCTGGTGGCTTGA
- the dprA gene encoding DNA-processing protein DprA — translation MSSAEERPYYLAWQLLLPGQSRRVKGLISFFGSAREAFLASPRHWASVVGERLAEALAGRKAKLDLKKEEERLRKSGVRYVTLAEPEYPALLREIDSPPAALFYLGEIRQEERAVAIVGTRRPTRYGREVAESLASDLARFGVTVVSGLARGIDAAAHRGALSGGGRTLAVLGTGCDRCYPRENWNLWREIERKGALVSEFPLGTEARPWHFPVRNRIIAGLVHAVIVVEAPEKSGALITADLALEYGREVLAVPGRVTTPQAKGSHLLLKQGAYLVEKAEDVLEVLGWEIIGAEEEKDLALNPEEEEIVSLLAAGFLSLEELVERGKMPVDACLSLLSMLELKGVVRPGGGGTYLLTRQGENLLRSRRGKGDPR, via the coding sequence TTGAGCTCGGCGGAAGAGCGCCCTTACTACTTGGCCTGGCAGCTTTTACTTCCCGGCCAGTCGCGGCGGGTGAAAGGGCTCATCTCTTTTTTCGGCTCGGCGCGCGAGGCCTTTCTGGCTTCTCCTAGGCACTGGGCCAGCGTGGTGGGGGAGAGACTGGCGGAGGCCCTGGCGGGCCGGAAGGCGAAGCTCGATCTAAAAAAGGAAGAAGAGCGCCTCAGGAAGTCGGGGGTGCGCTACGTCACCCTGGCCGAGCCGGAGTATCCGGCTTTACTGCGGGAGATAGACTCGCCGCCGGCAGCCCTCTTCTACCTGGGAGAGATAAGGCAGGAGGAGCGGGCTGTAGCCATAGTGGGAACCCGGCGCCCAACCCGCTACGGCCGGGAAGTGGCGGAGAGCTTGGCCAGTGATCTAGCCCGCTTCGGCGTGACCGTGGTGAGCGGCCTGGCCCGGGGTATCGACGCGGCGGCCCACCGGGGGGCGCTTTCCGGCGGGGGGCGCACCCTGGCGGTTCTGGGCACGGGTTGCGACCGCTGCTACCCCCGCGAGAACTGGAATCTCTGGCGGGAGATAGAAAGGAAGGGAGCCCTCGTCTCCGAGTTTCCCCTGGGGACTGAGGCACGCCCCTGGCATTTCCCGGTGCGCAACCGGATAATAGCGGGGCTGGTCCACGCCGTGATCGTGGTGGAGGCGCCCGAGAAGAGCGGCGCCCTGATAACGGCCGATCTGGCGCTGGAGTACGGCCGAGAGGTGCTGGCCGTACCTGGCCGGGTGACCACCCCGCAGGCTAAAGGTTCCCATCTTTTGCTGAAGCAGGGAGCTTACCTGGTGGAAAAAGCAGAGGACGTTTTGGAAGTACTGGGCTGGGAGATAATTGGGGCGGAGGAAGAAAAGGATTTGGCGTTGAATCCAGAAGAGGAGGAAATAGTTTCCCTGCTGGCGGCCGGTTTTCTTTCCCTGGAGGAACTGGTAGAGCGAGGTAAGATGCCGGTGGACGCCTGTCTTAGCCTGCTCTCCATGCTAGAACTCAAGGGGGTAGTGCGGCCCGGAGGTGGGGGAACCTATCTGCTCACGCGGCAGGGAGAAAATCTGCTTCGCTCCCGGAGGGGAAAGGGGGATCCAAGGTGA
- the thrC gene encoding threonine synthase: MLYESTRGQAPPVKAAETILQGLAPDGGLYVPEFFPRLRFSSIEELSRHSYPEQAVRLISLFLTDFSPAEVSSAVLAAYNPLKFDTEEIVPLKVLAPDVGILELWHGPTHAFKDLALTLLPHLMTRATQKLGLEKEIVILVATSGDTGKAALESFRDVPKTRIIVFFPSEGVSEIQKRQMITQEGENTFVVAVEGNFDDAQSGVKQLFGDPELRRKMESAGMTFSSANSINWGRLLPQVVYYFSAYARLLRDKLIRHGEEINFVVPTGNFGNILAGFLAREMGLPVRRLILAANANNVLTDFINTGIYDRRRPFHRTISPSMDILISSNLERLLYLVTDRNAEKVRQWMTSLARTGVYQIDQATHERIKQVFWSSWASDDETLAAIKDAYTRYGYLLDPHTGVAWHVFNRYREETGDSTKTVILSTASPFKFARDVIRALAPEKLAGKEELSLLYLLAELTGWPIPRGLQGLESKPIRHTRKATREKMRGVVEEILGLTP; the protein is encoded by the coding sequence GTGCTTTACGAGAGTACCCGTGGGCAGGCGCCGCCGGTCAAAGCAGCCGAAACCATCCTGCAGGGGCTAGCTCCCGACGGTGGGCTTTACGTGCCCGAATTCTTTCCCCGGCTACGCTTCAGCTCCATTGAGGAACTAAGCCGTCACTCCTATCCCGAGCAGGCGGTGCGCCTCATCTCACTCTTCCTCACCGATTTTTCCCCTGCAGAAGTATCTTCTGCCGTCTTGGCTGCCTACAATCCCTTAAAATTTGACACCGAAGAAATAGTCCCCCTCAAAGTGCTGGCCCCCGATGTCGGCATCTTAGAGCTTTGGCACGGCCCCACCCACGCCTTCAAGGACCTGGCCCTAACCTTACTGCCCCATCTCATGACCCGGGCGACGCAAAAGCTGGGGCTGGAGAAAGAAATAGTCATCCTGGTAGCCACCTCGGGAGACACAGGCAAGGCCGCTCTGGAAAGTTTCCGGGATGTTCCCAAAACCAGGATAATCGTCTTCTTTCCCAGCGAAGGGGTAAGCGAGATTCAGAAAAGACAGATGATAACCCAGGAAGGAGAAAACACCTTTGTAGTAGCCGTGGAGGGGAACTTTGACGACGCCCAGAGCGGGGTCAAGCAGCTCTTCGGTGACCCGGAGCTCCGCCGGAAGATGGAAAGCGCCGGGATGACCTTCTCCTCGGCCAACTCCATCAACTGGGGAAGGCTACTTCCCCAGGTAGTCTACTACTTCAGCGCTTATGCCCGCCTTCTGCGGGACAAGCTCATCCGCCACGGTGAGGAGATCAACTTCGTAGTTCCTACTGGCAACTTCGGCAATATTCTGGCTGGTTTCTTAGCCCGGGAAATGGGGCTTCCGGTACGAAGACTCATCTTGGCCGCCAACGCCAACAACGTGCTCACCGACTTTATTAATACCGGGATCTATGACCGCCGCCGTCCCTTTCACCGCACCATCTCCCCCTCCATGGACATCCTGATCTCCAGCAACCTGGAAAGGCTTCTCTACCTAGTCACCGACCGGAACGCGGAGAAGGTGCGGCAGTGGATGACCTCACTCGCTAGAACGGGCGTTTACCAGATCGACCAGGCCACCCACGAGCGGATAAAGCAGGTCTTCTGGTCCTCCTGGGCAAGCGATGATGAGACCCTGGCGGCCATAAAGGACGCCTATACTCGGTACGGCTACCTCCTCGATCCGCACACCGGCGTGGCCTGGCATGTCTTTAACCGCTACCGGGAAGAGACGGGAGATAGTACCAAGACCGTGATCCTCTCCACCGCCAGCCCCTTCAAGTTCGCCCGGGACGTCATCCGCGCCCTGGCCCCCGAAAAGCTGGCCGGTAAAGAAGAGCTTTCCCTCCTTTATCTTCTGGCCGAGCTTACCGGTTGGCCCATACCCCGGGGACTGCAAGGGCTGGAGAGTAAACCAATCCGGCACACACGTAAAGCGACCCGGGAAAAGATGCGGGGAGTGGTGGAAGAAATTCTGGGCCTCACACCTTAA
- the ychF gene encoding redox-regulated ATPase YchF codes for MEIGIVGLPLVGKTTLFNLLTGACAPTGPGSEPKVRRGSAPVPDSRLDFLASLYQPRKVTPARIDFKDIPGLDPRQGEKEARIRFLEEVRSADALCFVVRAFDHPDLPFYFGKMSPVEEFREILAELWLADYSLVEKRLERIREGKKKVRRDKEVEVQLLERCRELLEQEEFLQKLTLSPEEEPIFVNYGFLTVKPFILAVNVDERGLKEGYEGREELLREADARGIPLVEVAAQIEGEIAALPPEEQELFMADLGLPEPGIARLARAAYRSLGLISFFTVGEDEVRAWPIKEGTTARKAAGKVHSDIERGFIRAEVFNFEDLKRLGSPAKVREAGLLRLEGKDYRVKDGDIIYFRFKV; via the coding sequence TTGGAGATAGGCATCGTCGGGCTTCCGCTGGTCGGCAAGACTACCCTTTTCAACCTCCTGACGGGGGCTTGCGCCCCTACCGGTCCCGGCAGCGAGCCTAAAGTGAGGCGGGGTTCGGCGCCGGTTCCCGACAGCCGCCTCGACTTTTTGGCTTCTCTTTACCAGCCCCGGAAGGTCACTCCCGCCCGGATAGATTTCAAGGACATACCTGGCCTTGATCCCCGGCAGGGGGAAAAAGAAGCGCGCATCCGTTTCTTAGAAGAGGTGCGCAGTGCCGATGCGCTCTGCTTTGTGGTCCGCGCTTTCGACCATCCCGACCTCCCTTTCTACTTCGGGAAGATGAGCCCGGTAGAGGAGTTCCGGGAGATTCTGGCCGAGCTCTGGCTGGCAGATTACAGCTTAGTGGAGAAGCGCCTGGAGCGGATTCGCGAGGGGAAGAAAAAAGTCCGGCGGGATAAAGAAGTGGAGGTTCAACTGCTGGAGCGCTGCCGGGAGCTCCTGGAGCAGGAGGAGTTCTTACAGAAGCTCACCCTCTCCCCGGAAGAAGAACCCATCTTCGTCAATTACGGCTTTCTCACGGTCAAGCCTTTCATTCTGGCGGTAAACGTGGACGAGCGGGGCCTTAAAGAAGGGTATGAAGGAAGGGAGGAGCTTTTACGCGAGGCGGATGCCCGCGGTATACCACTGGTGGAAGTGGCGGCGCAGATAGAGGGGGAGATAGCCGCCCTTCCACCGGAAGAGCAGGAGCTTTTCATGGCCGACCTGGGTTTGCCGGAGCCTGGGATAGCCCGACTGGCGCGGGCGGCTTACCGGAGCTTGGGCCTCATTTCTTTTTTTACGGTGGGCGAGGACGAGGTGCGGGCTTGGCCGATAAAAGAGGGGACCACCGCCCGGAAAGCGGCCGGGAAGGTGCACTCGGACATAGAGCGGGGCTTCATCCGGGCGGAGGTCTTTAACTTCGAGGATTTGAAGCGGCTGGGCTCGCCGGCTAAGGTGCGCGAGGCCGGCCTTTTGCGCTTAGAGGGGAAAGACTACCGGGTGAAGGACGGCGACATCATCTATTTCCGCTTTAAGGTGTGA
- a CDS encoding YjbE family putative metal transport protein (Members of this highly hydrophobic protein family,regularly are found preceded by the yybP-ykoY manganese riboswitch (see RF00080). A metal cation transport function is proposed.), which produces MAEEFLLGVLSIVLIDLVLAGDNACVIAMAVRRLPRSKRLLGIFLGAGLAVTLRVGLTAVASQLVLLPLLKLIGGILVFGIAVKLLRENVSCPVGSNAGAARSFWEAIKLIVVADVAMSTDNILAVAAVAEGNVVLLALGLGLSIPLVVGGSSFVCALMDRYPWVCYLAAALLGKVGAGLVLTDPFLERYIYISHLWLVTGEILGAVGVLLLARWLSKRH; this is translated from the coding sequence TTGGCCGAGGAATTCCTTTTAGGGGTGCTGAGTATAGTTCTCATCGATCTTGTGCTGGCGGGGGACAACGCCTGCGTCATCGCCATGGCGGTACGGCGTCTCCCCCGGAGCAAGCGCCTGCTGGGTATATTCTTGGGAGCGGGCTTGGCGGTAACCCTGCGGGTGGGCCTCACGGCGGTAGCGTCACAACTCGTGCTCCTGCCCCTGCTCAAACTCATAGGGGGCATCCTAGTGTTCGGTATAGCGGTGAAGCTTCTGCGGGAGAACGTGAGCTGCCCGGTGGGTAGCAACGCTGGGGCGGCAAGGAGTTTTTGGGAAGCCATAAAACTCATCGTGGTGGCCGATGTGGCAATGAGTACCGACAACATCCTGGCGGTGGCGGCGGTGGCTGAAGGGAATGTCGTCCTGCTGGCCTTGGGGCTGGGGTTGAGCATTCCCCTGGTAGTGGGAGGATCGAGCTTCGTCTGCGCCCTCATGGACCGCTACCCCTGGGTCTGCTACTTGGCCGCCGCCCTTCTGGGTAAAGTGGGAGCGGGCTTGGTCTTGACCGATCCTTTCCTAGAAAGATATATCTATATTTCCCATCTCTGGCTGGTGACGGGAGAGATACTAGGGGCAGTAGGGGTCCTCTTGCTGGCCCGCTGGCTTTCGAAGAGGCATTAG
- the ldhH gene encoding L-lactate dehydrogenase (quinone) large subunit LdhH, which translates to MTRLREEVKKALSCKRVSWALTRFADNYVVAREKAYAGKDFAVLRQRVAQIKEETIARLEELAEQFVREATRRGAVVYRAASAEEARAYIADLARAKGIKTVVKSKSMATEEIHLNRFLQEQGLEVVETDLGEWIIQLSGQRPSHLVMPAIHMSRQEVAELFRRQIGVEVEPEISQMVQLARRELRKKFLSAWMGISGANVAVAETGTVAILTNEGNGRLTTTLPPVHVVVVGLEKLVPRLADIVPILEVLPRNATAQILTSYVTLITGSVPAVDPEGNYLPQKELHIILLDNGRTRMAADPVFREALKCIRCAACLNVCPVYQQLGGTFGAVYTGGIGVILTAFFTGFEEAAQLQELCLGCQRCREYCSANIDLPGLIEELRRRVVAKKGVGPAARVALAGILPRRRLFHGFLKTAARMQAPWVKEGKLCRLPFFPELTEGRALPPLSSVPFRERTAHLPRPQSPRGKVVFFSGCLIDYVFPGIGEAVGRVLAAMGRELVHPEGQGCCGFPAWQAGLPGTFARLAQQNLAALAEIEAEAVITACPTCTVALKYLYPEVLKGDAEWAELTRVLAEKVTDFSSFVWERREELLPFLAPIREKITYHDSCHLKYTLRASCFPRELLLAGGAELKEMEPAELCCGFGGSFTLKFPELSRAILERKLQAIEGSGAETVALDCPGCLWQIGSVFSGKTKHTAEILAASLKYPQAP; encoded by the coding sequence ATGACTAGGCTTCGAGAAGAAGTAAAGAAAGCTTTGAGCTGCAAGCGTGTGAGCTGGGCCCTTACCCGTTTTGCCGACAACTACGTAGTAGCGCGCGAAAAAGCCTATGCCGGCAAAGATTTTGCCGTCCTGCGTCAAAGGGTAGCGCAGATCAAGGAGGAGACCATTGCTCGGCTGGAGGAATTGGCCGAACAGTTCGTTCGGGAGGCCACGCGGCGGGGAGCGGTAGTCTACCGAGCGGCCAGCGCCGAGGAGGCAAGAGCCTACATAGCCGATCTGGCGCGTGCCAAGGGGATCAAGACCGTGGTAAAGTCCAAGTCCATGGCCACGGAGGAGATCCACCTCAACCGGTTCCTGCAGGAGCAAGGCCTGGAGGTAGTGGAGACCGATCTGGGGGAGTGGATCATCCAGCTTTCCGGCCAGCGCCCTTCCCACTTGGTAATGCCGGCCATCCATATGAGCCGCCAGGAGGTAGCCGAGCTTTTTCGCCGGCAGATAGGGGTGGAAGTAGAGCCGGAGATTTCCCAGATGGTACAGCTCGCCCGTAGGGAACTGAGGAAGAAGTTTCTCAGCGCCTGGATGGGGATCTCCGGAGCCAACGTGGCGGTGGCCGAAACGGGCACGGTAGCCATCCTCACCAATGAGGGCAACGGGCGATTGACCACCACCCTCCCGCCGGTGCACGTAGTAGTGGTGGGGCTGGAGAAGCTGGTGCCCCGTTTGGCGGATATAGTGCCCATACTGGAAGTACTTCCTCGCAACGCCACAGCCCAGATCCTGACCAGCTATGTTACTCTAATTACCGGCTCCGTTCCTGCCGTAGATCCGGAAGGCAACTACCTTCCGCAAAAAGAACTACACATCATTCTGCTCGATAACGGCCGGACCCGCATGGCTGCCGATCCCGTCTTCCGGGAGGCGCTCAAGTGCATACGCTGCGCGGCCTGCCTTAACGTCTGCCCGGTTTATCAGCAGCTGGGCGGGACTTTCGGCGCGGTCTACACCGGCGGCATCGGGGTCATCCTCACGGCCTTCTTCACCGGCTTTGAAGAGGCGGCGCAGCTGCAGGAGCTCTGCCTGGGCTGCCAGCGCTGCCGGGAGTACTGCTCGGCAAACATTGATCTTCCCGGGCTCATTGAGGAGCTCCGGCGGAGGGTGGTGGCGAAGAAGGGAGTGGGGCCGGCTGCCAGGGTGGCTTTGGCAGGAATCCTACCCCGGCGCCGCCTTTTCCACGGCTTTCTAAAAACTGCCGCCCGGATGCAGGCCCCCTGGGTGAAGGAAGGAAAGCTCTGCCGCCTCCCCTTTTTCCCAGAGCTTACAGAGGGGCGGGCTTTACCGCCTTTAAGCTCGGTTCCCTTCCGGGAACGTACAGCTCATCTGCCCCGACCCCAAAGTCCCCGGGGAAAGGTGGTCTTTTTCTCCGGCTGCCTCATCGACTACGTCTTTCCCGGGATCGGGGAGGCGGTGGGGCGGGTGCTGGCGGCTATGGGCCGGGAGCTGGTGCACCCGGAGGGGCAAGGTTGTTGCGGCTTTCCCGCCTGGCAGGCGGGCTTGCCGGGTACCTTTGCCCGCCTGGCCCAGCAAAACCTGGCTGCTTTGGCTGAAATTGAAGCAGAGGCCGTGATCACTGCCTGCCCTACCTGTACCGTAGCCCTCAAGTACCTTTACCCGGAGGTGCTGAAGGGGGACGCGGAGTGGGCAGAGCTTACCCGGGTACTGGCGGAGAAGGTGACCGACTTTTCCTCCTTCGTCTGGGAGCGCCGGGAGGAACTCCTGCCTTTCTTGGCTCCTATAAGAGAAAAGATCACCTACCACGATTCCTGCCACCTGAAGTACACCCTGCGGGCCTCATGCTTCCCCCGGGAGCTTTTGCTGGCAGGCGGGGCGGAGCTTAAGGAAATGGAGCCGGCGGAGCTCTGTTGTGGCTTCGGGGGGTCTTTCACGCTGAAGTTTCCCGAGCTCTCGCGGGCCATTCTGGAGCGCAAGCTTCAGGCGATCGAAGGGAGTGGAGCGGAGACGGTGGCTTTGGACTGTCCGGGTTGCCTCTGGCAGATCGGCAGCGTCTTTTCAGGCAAAACTAAGCACACTGCCGAAATCTTGGCCGCAAGCCTCAAATATCCTCAGGCCCCATGA